In one Planctomycetia bacterium genomic region, the following are encoded:
- a CDS encoding sigma-70 family RNA polymerase sigma factor, whose protein sequence is MNDISLLLQQLESGDVASQEKIWQTLYQELRTLAKSMLAREKPGHTLQPTALINEAYLRLLGSEASFTNRRYFFGAAAQAMRRILVDYARYKHSQKAGGNREQFPLEEPSWTPKLPPAEVLAIHEALELLKQEDPVSAEVVNMHFFAGFSLEEAAELLEISRTTAYRSWTYARAWLRDKLSPENSVTISSMM, encoded by the coding sequence ATGAATGATATCTCATTGCTTTTGCAACAGCTTGAATCGGGGGATGTAGCATCACAGGAGAAAATATGGCAAACCCTTTATCAGGAACTGCGGACGTTAGCCAAATCGATGCTGGCCCGGGAGAAGCCAGGGCATACCCTGCAACCCACTGCTCTCATCAATGAAGCGTACCTGCGATTACTAGGCAGTGAGGCATCTTTTACCAATCGTCGCTATTTTTTCGGTGCAGCGGCACAGGCCATGCGACGCATTCTTGTCGATTACGCCAGGTACAAGCATTCGCAGAAAGCGGGTGGAAATCGGGAACAATTTCCGCTGGAAGAACCCTCCTGGACCCCCAAGTTACCACCTGCCGAGGTGCTCGCCATTCATGAAGCTCTCGAACTCCTGAAACAGGAAGACCCTGTCTCTGCGGAAGTAGTCAACATGCATTTTTTTGCCGGATTTTCATTGGAGGAAGCAGCGGAATTGCTCGAAATAAGCCGGACCACTGCCTATCGAAGCTGGACTTATGCCCGTGCCTGGCTGCGTGATAAGCTCAGTCCTGAGAATTCTGTCACTATTTCTTCTATGATGTGA
- the nhaA gene encoding Na+/H+ antiporter NhaA, whose translation MMEQTKTDQPFPQLPKPPVARLLGPVKRFLEIEAASGIVLLICTLVALYLANSQWAEWFAGIWKTPINLEIGTFKLIGDVGHLIINDGLMTLFFFVVGLEVKREIVMGELRDPRKAMLPIVGAIGGVVLPALIYYLLQWGQPGQRGWAIPMATDIAFVVGVLALLGSRVPFGLKIFLLTLAIVDDIIAVIIIAAVFSQSIDWGWLGSGVLAFTLIIVLNRMGVRRISVYFVVGVFIWFAFLRAGVHPTVAGVLLGLMTPSSAWIDSQVFSDAIKNTWEYLQDGQEVATPSKRYLNQMQFVAREAISPLHRLESGLHPWVAFVIMPVFALANAGVKLDVTHLIDPIAIAVALGLLIGKPVGIMAACYSAVKLGITRLPDRVNWQILAGGGCLAGIGFTMALFINSLSFPKAVFPAEEVAGKIGVFTGSVLSVVVGTVILLYAMRRKFASK comes from the coding sequence ATGATGGAACAGACGAAGACTGATCAACCATTTCCTCAACTGCCCAAGCCGCCCGTTGCGCGCTTGCTGGGACCAGTGAAGCGATTTCTGGAGATCGAAGCAGCCAGCGGCATTGTACTTCTCATTTGCACTTTGGTAGCGCTGTATCTGGCTAATTCTCAATGGGCCGAATGGTTTGCCGGTATCTGGAAGACGCCTATCAACCTGGAAATTGGCACGTTCAAGCTGATCGGCGATGTAGGCCATCTCATCATCAATGACGGCTTGATGACGCTGTTCTTTTTTGTGGTAGGCCTGGAAGTTAAACGGGAAATTGTCATGGGGGAATTGCGCGATCCCCGCAAGGCCATGTTGCCGATAGTTGGCGCTATCGGTGGCGTTGTCTTGCCAGCGCTGATTTATTACTTGCTGCAGTGGGGTCAGCCCGGGCAGCGAGGCTGGGCCATCCCCATGGCAACAGACATTGCCTTCGTCGTCGGCGTGCTGGCTTTGCTTGGAAGCCGCGTTCCCTTTGGATTGAAAATCTTTCTTCTGACGCTCGCTATAGTGGATGACATTATTGCCGTCATTATCATTGCTGCGGTCTTCAGCCAATCGATCGATTGGGGTTGGCTGGGTTCAGGTGTACTGGCATTTACCCTGATCATCGTGTTGAATCGCATGGGAGTGCGACGCATTTCGGTCTATTTCGTTGTGGGAGTGTTCATCTGGTTTGCATTCCTTCGGGCAGGAGTGCATCCCACGGTGGCTGGTGTTCTTCTCGGATTGATGACACCCAGCAGTGCGTGGATTGACAGCCAGGTATTTTCCGACGCCATCAAGAATACCTGGGAATATCTTCAGGATGGACAAGAAGTAGCCACACCTTCGAAACGCTACTTAAACCAGATGCAGTTTGTCGCCCGAGAAGCCATTTCACCGTTACACCGATTGGAATCGGGGCTGCACCCGTGGGTGGCATTTGTGATCATGCCGGTGTTTGCACTGGCTAACGCTGGTGTAAAGCTTGATGTTACCCATCTGATCGATCCCATTGCTATCGCCGTGGCACTCGGACTGCTGATTGGCAAACCGGTGGGGATCATGGCAGCGTGCTACAGTGCAGTCAAACTGGGGATCACCCGTTTGCCTGACCGAGTCAACTGGCAGATTCTCGCTGGGGGAGGATGCCTGGCGGGCATTGGCTTTACCATGGCACTCTTTATCAATTCGCTGTCGTTTCCCAAGGCAGTTTTCCCTGCCGAGGAAGTAGCAGGCAAGATTGGCGTGTTTACCGGATCGGTGTTAAGCGTTGTTGTGGGTACGGTAATTCTGCTCTATGCCATGCGGAGGAAATTCGCGAGTAAATAA